A DNA window from Anaerocolumna sp. AGMB13020 contains the following coding sequences:
- a CDS encoding NAD(P)-dependent oxidoreductase yields the protein MSDITISEAKRCLQCKRPLCKEGCPVHTPVNEVIHMLLDGNIVEAGEKLFLNNPLSVVCSLVCPHEKQCEGHCILNRKGDPIKFGMVENYISDYYLNYVESPKVPKSGKKAAIVGSGPAGITIAIILASKGYDITIFEAHDKIGGVLRYGIPEFRLPKSVLDKLKDKLIEMGIKIRPNTLIGPIITVEDLFRDGYSAVFIGTGVWNPNTLRIKGETLGHVHFAIDYLKSPDAYTLGKRVCIIGAGNVAMDVARTALRNGSREVTILYRKGETSIEAEPVEIEYAKLDGVKFSFYRAPFEITDTGVKYHETEVTGTDERGKETVKLLEDNEGLFLCDSVILAVGQSPRRNIVNNSKGIDVNNRGLLLTDEFGRTTREGVFASGDVVTGAKTVVEAVRVSKVVAEAMIEYMEQTPNS from the coding sequence ATGTCTGATATAACAATTTCCGAAGCTAAAAGATGCCTGCAATGCAAACGTCCCTTGTGTAAAGAAGGATGTCCCGTTCACACACCGGTAAATGAAGTAATTCATATGCTGCTTGACGGAAACATCGTAGAGGCGGGAGAAAAGCTGTTTCTCAATAATCCACTTTCCGTTGTATGTTCACTTGTATGCCCCCATGAGAAGCAATGTGAAGGTCATTGTATACTTAACAGAAAAGGTGACCCCATCAAATTTGGTATGGTTGAAAACTATATCTCTGATTATTACCTGAATTACGTTGAAAGCCCTAAGGTGCCAAAATCCGGTAAAAAGGCAGCGATAGTAGGCTCTGGCCCTGCGGGAATCACCATTGCCATTATCCTTGCTTCCAAAGGTTACGATATAACGATTTTTGAAGCCCATGATAAGATCGGCGGTGTACTGCGTTACGGTATTCCAGAGTTCCGTCTGCCGAAATCTGTACTGGATAAGCTTAAAGATAAATTAATTGAAATGGGAATTAAAATCCGTCCCAATACTTTGATTGGACCTATTATTACGGTAGAAGATCTGTTCCGTGACGGTTATAGTGCTGTATTTATCGGAACCGGCGTTTGGAATCCGAATACTTTAAGAATAAAAGGCGAAACTCTGGGACATGTGCATTTTGCCATCGATTATCTCAAGAGTCCCGATGCTTATACACTGGGTAAAAGAGTCTGTATCATCGGTGCCGGTAACGTTGCTATGGATGTTGCCAGAACTGCCTTAAGAAACGGCTCCAGGGAAGTAACGATTCTCTATCGAAAAGGAGAAACCAGCATAGAAGCAGAGCCTGTCGAGATAGAATATGCGAAGCTTGATGGTGTTAAGTTCAGTTTCTACCGAGCTCCTTTTGAGATTACCGATACCGGTGTTAAATATCATGAAACAGAAGTAACAGGTACGGACGAAAGAGGAAAAGAAACGGTTAAGCTACTGGAAGATAACGAAGGACTCTTTCTCTGTGATTCTGTTATTCTTGCAGTTGGACAGAGTCCAAGACGAAACATCGTAAATAATTCCAAAGGTATTGATGTCAATAACAGAGGACTGCTGTTAACCGATGAATTTGGCCGAACCACCAGAGAAGGAGTCTTTGCCTCCGGTGATGTTGTTACCGGTGCAAAAACTGTAGTTGAGGCGGTACGTGTATCCAAAGTCGTAGCGGAAGCTATGATAGAGTACATGGAGCAGACGCCCAATTCATAA
- a CDS encoding LacI family DNA-binding transcriptional regulator, giving the protein MSEKAITVYDIAREAGVSPATVSRVLTNNARVSEEKRVRIEEIIKKYDFEPNGLARSLSKQETKTIGMMVPDIRNPYFSNIFIECEMVASQYGYNMILCNTMNDLSSELSHLKNLCEKHVDAIIQVGGNADEIKPDEEYVKLINKTAKKMPVVVGGEFPGAECYKVYTEKEHGMKELIDYLLSCGHRKVNLVGGRNTVIPTVRKRESLKNCLKLHNLELADELIIDCKYDIDGGYEAMKQLLSSDNLPEVIIAVNDQVAMGILKACQEMKIKIPAEISLVAYDDTSFSEIATPQLTSVNYNLKMHSEKMMKTIIDIISGNETEKIKSVDTYLTIRDSCKHVLV; this is encoded by the coding sequence ATGAGTGAGAAGGCAATAACTGTATATGACATAGCCAGAGAAGCGGGTGTATCTCCGGCTACAGTATCAAGGGTATTGACAAATAATGCCAGGGTTAGTGAAGAGAAAAGAGTAAGAATTGAGGAAATCATTAAAAAATATGATTTTGAACCAAATGGTTTAGCCAGAAGTCTGAGCAAACAGGAAACCAAAACCATCGGAATGATGGTTCCAGATATCCGCAATCCGTACTTCTCTAATATATTTATTGAATGCGAGATGGTAGCCAGCCAATATGGCTATAATATGATTCTATGCAATACAATGAACGATCTTTCATCCGAATTGAGCCATCTTAAGAACCTGTGTGAAAAGCATGTAGACGCGATTATACAGGTAGGAGGCAATGCCGATGAAATCAAACCGGATGAAGAGTATGTGAAGTTAATCAATAAAACAGCGAAAAAGATGCCCGTGGTAGTTGGCGGTGAATTTCCCGGAGCGGAATGTTACAAGGTCTACACAGAAAAAGAACATGGAATGAAAGAACTGATAGATTACCTGTTAAGCTGCGGTCATCGGAAGGTGAATCTGGTGGGAGGACGCAATACAGTTATACCTACCGTAAGAAAGCGGGAGTCCTTAAAGAACTGTCTGAAGCTTCATAATCTTGAGCTGGCTGATGAACTTATAATTGATTGTAAATATGATATAGATGGCGGATATGAAGCGATGAAGCAGCTTCTTAGCAGTGATAACCTGCCGGAAGTTATCATAGCAGTGAATGATCAGGTAGCAATGGGTATATTAAAAGCTTGTCAGGAAATGAAAATTAAAATTCCAGCAGAGATTTCTCTGGTGGCTTATGATGATACCTCCTTTTCTGAAATAGCAACGCCTCAGTTAACCTCCGTTAACTACAATTTAAAAATGCATTCTGAAAAAATGATGAAAACGATAATTGATATAATTAGCGGCAATGAGACAGAAAAGATAAAGTCAGTTGATACCTATCTGACGATCCGTGATTCCTGTAAACATGTATTAGTTTAA
- a CDS encoding ABC transporter permease: MKRNQKAEAASVSTVGKTSFIKNLWKYRVLCFMCLPAILFFLVFSYIPMPGAYIAFTNFNYAKGIFGSEFVGFDNFKFLFTSGKITMLTRNTLLYNLAFILIGNTLQIFVAILLNEIKNKHFKKVTQTFMFLPYFISAVLVGLLVYNLLNYDFGFINSIIRQFGGDPIKVYANKTVWPFIIVLVHLWQQTGYGSIVYFAAIMGIDAETVEAARVDGANAFQKIKYIILPGLKPTIIILLLFSMGSILKGNFGLFYNIIGPSNSMLFPTTDIIETYVFRTMMNNFNFTQASAVGLYQSVFGFALVLFCNWIVKKIDSDYSLF; the protein is encoded by the coding sequence ATGAAAAGAAATCAAAAAGCAGAAGCAGCTAGCGTATCGACAGTGGGAAAGACATCATTTATCAAAAATTTATGGAAATACAGGGTACTTTGCTTCATGTGTCTTCCTGCTATTTTATTTTTCCTGGTATTTTCCTACATACCTATGCCAGGTGCGTACATTGCCTTTACCAATTTTAATTATGCCAAAGGAATTTTCGGCAGTGAATTTGTTGGTTTCGACAATTTTAAATTCCTCTTTACTTCCGGTAAGATTACAATGCTGACAAGGAATACACTCCTTTACAATCTAGCATTTATATTAATAGGAAATACACTTCAGATTTTTGTAGCTATTCTCTTAAATGAGATTAAAAACAAACACTTTAAAAAGGTCACTCAGACATTTATGTTCCTGCCATACTTTATTTCGGCAGTACTTGTAGGTCTTTTAGTTTATAACCTGTTAAATTATGATTTTGGTTTTATCAACAGTATTATCAGACAGTTCGGCGGAGATCCCATTAAAGTTTACGCCAACAAGACGGTTTGGCCCTTTATCATAGTACTTGTTCATTTATGGCAGCAGACCGGTTATGGTTCCATCGTTTATTTTGCGGCAATTATGGGTATTGATGCAGAAACAGTTGAAGCTGCAAGGGTAGACGGAGCAAACGCTTTCCAGAAGATCAAATACATCATTCTTCCCGGCTTAAAACCTACTATTATTATATTATTATTGTTCTCTATGGGTAGCATCTTAAAAGGAAACTTTGGATTGTTCTATAATATTATCGGACCTTCCAACTCCATGCTGTTCCCTACAACAGATATTATTGAAACCTATGTATTCCGTACCATGATGAATAACTTTAACTTTACTCAGGCAAGTGCGGTAGGTCTTTATCAGTCAGTTTTTGGTTTTGCTCTGGTACTTTTCTGTAACTGGATTGTAAAGAAGATTGACAGTGATTATTCATTATTCTAA
- a CDS encoding carbohydrate ABC transporter permease codes for MQENSKIKLGSSDIIIKTIAYIFIGLFSLACLLPFILMISTSFSTEGLIRKTGFAIIPKGFTTYAYELVLRNSKQLFGSYVVTILMTVGGTLLGLFIISMTGYALQRKDFPFRNQISFYIYFTTLFSGGLVPFYLLISKYLGLKDNYLAVFLPLLMSPWLIILMKNFIKAIPFEITESGKIDGAGDITIFVKLILPMLKPALATIGLFLALGYWNEWYNSMLFLSAKVEYRPLQYHLYKIVNEVASLKNSVAGSNVVVTSLPLETLKMSTAVVATGPIILLYPFVQKYFIAGITVGAVKG; via the coding sequence ATGCAAGAGAATAGTAAAATTAAACTGGGTTCATCAGATATTATCATAAAAACTATTGCTTATATATTTATCGGGCTGTTTTCCTTAGCCTGCCTGTTGCCTTTCATATTAATGATATCCACTTCCTTCAGTACGGAAGGCTTGATCAGAAAAACAGGTTTTGCAATTATACCAAAGGGTTTCACCACATACGCTTATGAACTGGTATTAAGAAACTCCAAGCAGCTGTTCGGCTCTTATGTGGTAACAATATTAATGACAGTAGGTGGTACCTTACTTGGTTTATTCATTATTTCCATGACAGGATACGCACTGCAGAGAAAGGATTTTCCTTTCCGTAATCAGATATCCTTCTATATTTACTTTACAACACTATTTTCAGGTGGTTTAGTTCCTTTCTACCTGTTGATATCCAAATATCTTGGATTAAAAGACAATTACCTGGCAGTATTTCTGCCGCTGCTGATGTCACCCTGGCTGATTATTCTTATGAAGAATTTTATTAAGGCCATACCCTTTGAGATTACCGAATCCGGTAAGATTGACGGTGCCGGTGATATTACCATCTTTGTCAAACTGATTCTGCCAATGTTAAAACCGGCCCTTGCAACAATCGGTTTATTCCTGGCTCTTGGTTACTGGAATGAATGGTATAACTCCATGTTATTCCTATCCGCTAAGGTAGAATACAGACCCTTACAGTATCACTTGTATAAAATCGTCAACGAGGTTGCATCCTTAAAGAACTCCGTTGCAGGCTCCAATGTCGTAGTAACTTCACTTCCTCTGGAAACGCTCAAAATGTCTACAGCGGTTGTGGCAACTGGTCCTATTATTTTACTTTACCCTTTTGTACAGAAGTACTTTATCGCAGGTATCACAGTTGGTGCTGTAAAGGGCTAA
- a CDS encoding DUF3502 domain-containing protein, with translation MGKTFKKLLSLCLILSMAVSLAACGSKSNNSGQGTDGGTTTAPTDGGSTGAIDTSKHEVIKFVVLGNKPTNGRLEAMMTELNKKLTEKVNAELELYYVEWADWQTQYNLLLASGDSTIDLIGTATDWLDAWPNSKKGAFLELTDDMLKTYAPQTYASVSEDHWNMCKYDGKIYLIPEDNYKQWTNHGFMYRGDWAKQFGLTNGVNSFADLGKYFQGIKDNYPDVIPWDAAASGQAFGSQLAGGYFQSNTQTLFLDGLEVPVFFGASKDDPFTLVSPYMEGQEYIDFAKMMKQWGDAGYWREDVLNYTGDTREEFYAGQTGADQHHTQTYYTTVRPQMDTKQPGSDVQFFSFSEPSKNLVNLIITHGALAVGANSKHPERALMVYDLLRNDEEIYRLFNYGIEGTDYVVTDDGKLGRPEGYDDSTDALGTNYWYGRNDNLELDNETWYSGKADIFANYDSYAIDSPYSQLVFETDDIASYMANMSDVFASYVTAIAFGKAGDPEKAVADFRKAMKDAGYDEVYKVLQDQLTAYKEYLGK, from the coding sequence ATGGGGAAAACATTTAAGAAACTACTTAGCCTCTGCCTGATCTTAAGCATGGCTGTCAGCCTTGCTGCATGTGGTTCAAAAAGCAACAATTCAGGACAGGGAACAGATGGCGGTACAACAACTGCTCCGACAGATGGCGGATCAACCGGCGCAATTGATACATCAAAACATGAAGTTATTAAATTCGTCGTACTTGGTAACAAACCTACCAACGGCCGCTTAGAAGCAATGATGACAGAGCTTAACAAAAAGCTTACAGAAAAAGTTAACGCAGAACTTGAGTTATATTATGTAGAGTGGGCTGACTGGCAGACACAGTATAACCTTCTCTTAGCATCCGGAGATTCCACAATTGACTTAATCGGTACAGCTACCGACTGGTTAGATGCATGGCCTAACTCCAAGAAAGGTGCTTTCTTAGAATTAACAGATGACATGTTAAAAACTTATGCACCTCAGACCTATGCTTCCGTTTCAGAAGATCATTGGAACATGTGCAAATATGATGGCAAGATTTATTTAATACCTGAAGATAACTACAAACAGTGGACAAATCACGGTTTCATGTACCGTGGAGACTGGGCAAAACAGTTCGGTTTAACAAACGGTGTTAACAGCTTTGCTGATCTTGGTAAGTACTTCCAGGGTATCAAAGACAACTATCCTGATGTTATTCCCTGGGATGCAGCAGCAAGCGGCCAGGCATTTGGTTCTCAGTTAGCTGGTGGTTACTTCCAGTCCAATACACAGACTCTTTTCCTTGACGGTTTAGAAGTTCCCGTTTTCTTCGGTGCTTCCAAGGATGATCCTTTTACACTTGTTTCTCCTTACATGGAAGGTCAGGAATACATCGACTTTGCTAAGATGATGAAACAGTGGGGCGATGCTGGATACTGGAGAGAAGACGTACTCAACTACACAGGAGATACCCGTGAAGAGTTCTATGCAGGTCAGACTGGTGCAGATCAGCATCATACGCAGACTTACTACACAACGGTACGTCCTCAGATGGATACCAAACAACCCGGTTCTGATGTTCAGTTCTTCTCTTTCTCAGAGCCAAGCAAGAACCTTGTAAACCTTATTATCACACATGGTGCTTTAGCAGTAGGTGCTAACTCCAAGCATCCTGAAAGAGCTTTAATGGTATATGACTTACTTCGTAATGATGAAGAAATCTACCGTTTATTCAACTATGGTATTGAAGGTACAGATTACGTTGTAACAGATGACGGTAAACTTGGTCGTCCTGAAGGATATGATGATTCAACAGATGCTCTTGGAACGAACTACTGGTATGGACGTAACGATAACTTAGAGCTTGATAACGAAACCTGGTATTCAGGAAAAGCTGATATCTTTGCAAACTATGATTCTTATGCAATTGACTCACCTTACTCACAGCTTGTATTTGAAACAGATGACATTGCATCTTATATGGCTAATATGTCTGATGTATTTGCAAGTTATGTAACTGCTATTGCTTTCGGTAAAGCCGGAGATCCTGAGAAAGCTGTTGCTGATTTCAGAAAAGCAATGAAAGATGCAGGATATGATGAAGTGTATAAAGTGCTTCAGGATCAGTTAACTGCTTACAAAGAGTATTTAGGTAAATAA